One window from the genome of Apium graveolens cultivar Ventura unplaced genomic scaffold, ASM990537v1 ctg267, whole genome shotgun sequence encodes:
- the LOC141700660 gene encoding monooxygenase 1-like isoform X1: protein MGGAEGEVKQEEMVIVGAGICGLATALAFHRKGIRCIVLERAESLRSSGVAITILPNGWRALHQLNVASILRKTACPILGTKDIWLDKNKQKDMPFISGEARCLKRSDLIDTLYHALPPDVVKFGHQIISVKLDPQTSYPMVQLQDGSFIAAKVLIGCDGAKSTVADFLELKPTKLFDLCSIRGLTNYPNCHPFAHDSVRMRRNNVSVGRIPIDSKLVYWFVAHPWMQADNIASVDTELIRQYTFNLVKGFPKDVVEMVKNSDLDSLCSTRIRYRAPWDLLLGSFRKGTVTVAGDAMHVMGPYLGQGGSVGLEDAIVLARNLAKTMSSTPTDPTNVKEAIDHYVKERRMRIVQLSTQTYLTGLLIAESTSLLVKFACIVLMVILFRKASGQTKYDCGTL, encoded by the exons ATGGGGGGTGCAGAAGGTGAAGTGAAGCAAGAAGAGATGGTGATAGTTGGTGCTGGAATATGTGGCCTCGCTACTGCCCTTGCTTTTCACAG AAAAGGTATAAGATGCATAGTTTTGGAAAGAGCAGAGAGTTTGAGATCTTCTGGGGTAGCCATCACCATTTTGCCAAACGGATGGCGAGCATTACATCAGCTTAATGTTGCATCAATCCTTAGAAAAACTGCTTGTCCCATACTAGG GACAAAAGATATATGGCTTGACAAAAATAAGCAGAAAGATATGCCATTTAT TAGTGGTGAAGCACGTTGCTTGAAAAGAAGTGATCTTATTGACACCCTTTACCATGCTTTGCCACCTGACGTCGTAAAGTTTGGACATCAAATTATCTCAGTAAAACTGGACCCCCAAACTAGTTATCCCATGGTACAGCTTCAGGATGGAAGTTTTATTGCAGCCAAG GTATTGATTGGGTGTGATGGAGCCAAGTCAACTGTTGCAGATTTCCTTGAGCTCAAGCCAACCAAACTTTTTGATCTTTGTTCGATTAGAGGATTAACCAATTATCCCAACTGTCATCCATTTGCTCATGACTCTGTACGCATGAGGAGAAATAATGTGTCGGTGGGTCGAATTCCAATTGATAGTAAGCTAGTTTACTGGTTTGTCGCACACCCGTGGATGCAAGCAG ATAACATTGCGTCAGTGGACACTGAACTTATCAGACAATACACCTTTAATTTAGTCAAAGGTTTCCCGAAAGACGTAGTAGAAATGGTGAAAAACAGTGACCTCGACTCACTTTGTTCCACACGTATAAGATACCGTGCACCATGGGATTTACTACTAGGAAGTTTTCGAAAAGGAACAGTAACAGTAGCCGGAGACGCGATGCATGTAATGGGTCCATATCTTGGACAGGGTGGTTCAGTAGGCTTAGAAGATGCAATTGTACTTGCCAGAAACTTGGCCAAGACAATGTCGAGTACTCCAACTGATCCAACAAATGTCAAAGAAGCAATTGACCATTATGTGAAGGAGCGGAGGATGAGGATAGTTCAACTGTCTACACAAACATACCTTACTGGTTTACTGATTGCGGAATCTACCTCACTGCTAGTCAAGTTTGCTTGTATTGTCCTCATGGTTATTCTCTTCCGCAAGGCTAGTGGTCAGACGAAATATGATTGTGGCACCCTTTGA
- the LOC141700658 gene encoding chlorophyll a-b binding protein CP26, chloroplastic-like, giving the protein MGLRVYYFGKNIPINLVPAIVFEVVLLGGAEYYKITNGLDFEDKLHPVGPFDPLRLADDPDQAALLKVKEIKNGRLAMFAMLGFFIQAHVTGEGPVENLSAH; this is encoded by the exons ATGGGCCTTAGAGTATATTACTTTGGAAAGAACATTCCCATTAATCTTGTTCCTGCTATAGTTTTTGAGGTTGTTCTTCTTGGTGGCGCAGAGTACTACAAGATTACCAATGGCTTG GATTTTGAGGACAAACTTCATCCAGTAGGTCCATTTGATCCACTCCGACTAGCAGATGATCCTGATCAGGCTGCACTTCTTAAGGTAAAGGAGATAAAGAATGGAAGACTTGCAATGTTTGCAATGCTCGGATTCTTTATACAAGCTCATGTAACTGGAGAAGGACCTGTGGAGAACCTCTCAGCTCATTAG
- the LOC141700660 gene encoding monooxygenase 1-like isoform X2 produces MGGAEGEVKQEEMVIVGAGICGLATALAFHRKGIRCIVLERAESLRSSGVAITILPNGWRALHQLNVASILRKTACPILGTKDIWLDKNKQKDMPFIGEARCLKRSDLIDTLYHALPPDVVKFGHQIISVKLDPQTSYPMVQLQDGSFIAAKVLIGCDGAKSTVADFLELKPTKLFDLCSIRGLTNYPNCHPFAHDSVRMRRNNVSVGRIPIDSKLVYWFVAHPWMQADNIASVDTELIRQYTFNLVKGFPKDVVEMVKNSDLDSLCSTRIRYRAPWDLLLGSFRKGTVTVAGDAMHVMGPYLGQGGSVGLEDAIVLARNLAKTMSSTPTDPTNVKEAIDHYVKERRMRIVQLSTQTYLTGLLIAESTSLLVKFACIVLMVILFRKASGQTKYDCGTL; encoded by the exons ATGGGGGGTGCAGAAGGTGAAGTGAAGCAAGAAGAGATGGTGATAGTTGGTGCTGGAATATGTGGCCTCGCTACTGCCCTTGCTTTTCACAG AAAAGGTATAAGATGCATAGTTTTGGAAAGAGCAGAGAGTTTGAGATCTTCTGGGGTAGCCATCACCATTTTGCCAAACGGATGGCGAGCATTACATCAGCTTAATGTTGCATCAATCCTTAGAAAAACTGCTTGTCCCATACTAGG GACAAAAGATATATGGCTTGACAAAAATAAGCAGAAAGATATGCCATTTAT TGGTGAAGCACGTTGCTTGAAAAGAAGTGATCTTATTGACACCCTTTACCATGCTTTGCCACCTGACGTCGTAAAGTTTGGACATCAAATTATCTCAGTAAAACTGGACCCCCAAACTAGTTATCCCATGGTACAGCTTCAGGATGGAAGTTTTATTGCAGCCAAG GTATTGATTGGGTGTGATGGAGCCAAGTCAACTGTTGCAGATTTCCTTGAGCTCAAGCCAACCAAACTTTTTGATCTTTGTTCGATTAGAGGATTAACCAATTATCCCAACTGTCATCCATTTGCTCATGACTCTGTACGCATGAGGAGAAATAATGTGTCGGTGGGTCGAATTCCAATTGATAGTAAGCTAGTTTACTGGTTTGTCGCACACCCGTGGATGCAAGCAG ATAACATTGCGTCAGTGGACACTGAACTTATCAGACAATACACCTTTAATTTAGTCAAAGGTTTCCCGAAAGACGTAGTAGAAATGGTGAAAAACAGTGACCTCGACTCACTTTGTTCCACACGTATAAGATACCGTGCACCATGGGATTTACTACTAGGAAGTTTTCGAAAAGGAACAGTAACAGTAGCCGGAGACGCGATGCATGTAATGGGTCCATATCTTGGACAGGGTGGTTCAGTAGGCTTAGAAGATGCAATTGTACTTGCCAGAAACTTGGCCAAGACAATGTCGAGTACTCCAACTGATCCAACAAATGTCAAAGAAGCAATTGACCATTATGTGAAGGAGCGGAGGATGAGGATAGTTCAACTGTCTACACAAACATACCTTACTGGTTTACTGATTGCGGAATCTACCTCACTGCTAGTCAAGTTTGCTTGTATTGTCCTCATGGTTATTCTCTTCCGCAAGGCTAGTGGTCAGACGAAATATGATTGTGGCACCCTTTGA